In Aptenodytes patagonicus chromosome 22, bAptPat1.pri.cur, whole genome shotgun sequence, one DNA window encodes the following:
- the LOC143169917 gene encoding pepsin B-like: MREAGVLEDYLKKIKYDPVKKYRFSEDYVMYEPTTNHLDSSYFGEISIGTPPQNFLVLFDTGSSNLWVPSAYCQTPACFNHAKFKPSESSTFTYNGQSYAISYGSGALTVVLGYDTLRIQGITVTNQEFGLSRNEPTQPFYYADFDGILGMAYPSLVVGGVPTALQGMLQQNQLTQPIFSFYFSRQPTYSYGGELILGGVDTQLFHGDIMWAPVTQKLYWQVALNEFAIGQSATGWCSQGCQAIVDTGTFLLTVPQEYVGSFLQALGAQLTSYGYAVDCNEIQNMPTITFVINGAQLPLYPSAYVLNKNGYCTLGIEATYLPSQNGQPLWILGDVFLKEYYTVFDMANNRVGFAPSA; this comes from the exons ATGAGGGAGGCCGGAGTGCTGGAGGACTacctgaagaaaattaaatatgatcCAGTTAAGAAATACCGTTTCAGTGAGGACTACGTCATGTATGAGCCGACAACCAACCATCTGGAT TCCTCCTACTTCGGGGAGATCAGCATCGGGACCCCCCCGCAAAACTTCTTGGTGCTCTTCGACACCGGCTCCTCCAACCTGTGGGTGCCCTCCGCCTACTGCCAGACGCCGGCGTGCT TCAACCATGCAAAGTTCAAGCCCAGTGAGTCCTCCACCTTCACCTACAACGGCCAGTCCTACGCCATCTCCTACGGCAGCGGCGCGCTCACGGTGGTACTGGGCTACGACACGCTGAGG ATCCAGGGCATCACGGTCACAAATCAGGAGTTCGGGCTCAGCAGGAACGAGCCAACCCAGCCTTTCTACTATGCCGATTTTGATGGGATCCTGGGAATGGCCTACCCCTCGCTGGTGGTGGGAGGGGTGCCCACCGCGCTGCAGGGCATGCTGCAGCAGAACCAGCTCACCCAGCCCATCTTCAGCTTCTACTTCTCTCG CCAACCCACCTACAGCTACGGGGGAGAGCTCATTCTCGGCGGAGTTGACACTCAGCTCTTCCATGGGGACATTATGTGGGCACCGGTGACCCAGAAGCTTTACTGGCAGGTTGCGCTTAATGA gTTTGCTATCGGACAGTCAGCGACCGGCtggtgcagccagggctgccaggcCATCGTGGACACGGGGACGTTCCTGCTGACGGTGCCCCAGGAATACGTGGGCAGCTTCCTTCAGGCCCTGGGTGCCCAGCTGACCAGCTATGGT TATGCAGTTGACTGCAATGAGATCCAGAACATGCCCACCATCACCTTCGTCATCAACGGAGCTCAGCTCCCGCTCTACCCTTCTGCCTACGTCTTGAAC AAAAACGGCTACTGCACTCTTGGGATTGAGGCCACCTACCTGCCTTCCCAGAACGGGCAGCCGCTCTGGATCTTGGGTGACGTCTTCCTCAAGGAGTATTACACTGTCTTTGACATGGCCAACAACCGTGTTGGCTTCGCCCCGTCAGCGTAG
- the LOC143170215 gene encoding pepsin B-like, whose protein sequence is MEPPAPGATRWLVLALLCLRLGEGMVRIPLKKGRSMREVMREKGVLEDFLKQLKGDPGRKYQLSNTVAYEPLTNYLDSFYFGEISIGTPPQNFLVLFDTGSANLWVPSAYCQTPACVNHATFNHSLSSTFSGIGVTYTLIYGFGDLSVALGYDTVTIQNIVIRNQEFGLSLDEPSRPFYYLDFDGILGMAYPGVGIGSYNTLMQNMLQQSQLDEPIFSFYYSRNATYSYGGEVILGGVDPQLYSGKVLWAPVVQELYWKIGIEEFTIGLSATGWCSQGCHGIVDTGTFLLTVPGQFMSAFLQALGVEESDDGFVVDCSNVPSMPTLYFAISGAQLPLPPSVYVLNNDGVCTVGVESTYVPSASGQPLWILGNLFLRQYYSIFDLANNRVGFALSA, encoded by the exons ATGGAGCCACCAGCACCCGGGGCCACGCGGTGGCTGGTgctggccctgctctgcctccGGCTTGGGGAGGGGATGGTGAG GATCCCCCTGAAGAAAGGCAGGTCCATGCGGGAGGTGATGAGAGAGAAGGGGGTGCTGGAGGATTTCCTGAAGCAACTCAAAGGGGACCCCGGTAGGAAATACCAGCTCAGTAACACTGTGGCTTATGAACCGCTAACGAACTACCTGGAT TCCTTCTACTTCGGGGAGATCAGCATCGGGACCCCCCCGCAAAATTTCCTGGTGCTCTTCGACACCGGCTCTGCCAATCTGTGGGTGCCCTCCGCCTACTGCCAGACTCCAGCCTGCG TAAATCATGCCACGTTCAACCACAGCCTGTCATCCACCTTCTCGGGCATCGGAGTGACTTACACCCTGATCTACGGGTTCGGTGACCTGTCGGTGGCTTTAGGGTATGACACCGTGACA ATCCAGAACATCGTCATCAGGAACCAGGAGTTCGGCCTGAGCCTGGATGAGCCCAGCAGACCCTTTTACTACCTGGACTTCGATGGGATTTTGGGCATGGCTTACCCGGGCGTTGGCATCGGCAGTTACAACACGCTGATGCAGAAcatgctgcagcagagccagctcGACGAACCCATCTTCAGCTTCTATTACTCACG CAACGCGACATATAGTTACGGTGGGGAAGTCATCCTCGGAGGGGTTGACCCCCAGCTGTACTCCGGGAAGGTTTTATGGGCTCCTGTGGTCCAGGAATTGTACTGGAAAATTGGTATCGAGGA GTTCACCATCGGGCTGTCAGCCACCGGCTGGTGCAGCCAAGGCTGTCACGGCATTGTGGACaccgggacgttccttctgactGTCCCAGGACAATTCATGTCAGCCTTTCTGCAGGCACTGGGTGTGGAGGAGAGTGACGACGGG TTCGTCGTCGACTGCAGCAATGTCCCGAGCATGCCCACCCTCTACTTTGCCATCAGCGGAGCCCAGTTACCGCTGCCTCCCTCTGTCTACGTCTTAAAC AACGACGGCGTCTGCACCGTTGGGGTCGAGAGCACGTACGTGCCCTCTGCCAGCGGCCAGCCGCTCTGGATCCTCGGCAACCTCTTCCTCCGGCAGTATTATTCCATCTTCGACCTGGCCAACAACAGAGTCGGCTTTGCCCTGTCAGCCTAG
- the TFEB gene encoding transcription factor EB, with protein MASRIGLRMELMKQQAQQEAERERMQQQMMMNYMQQQRMPVASTPAINTPVHYQSPPPVPGEVLKVQSYLENPTTYHLQKSRDKKVQAYLSETYGNKFAAHVSPVSHSPKPPPAASPGVRPSHVMSSSAGNSAPNSPMAMLNIGSNPEREFDEVIDDIMRLDDVLGYMNPEVHMPNTLPMSSSHMNVYSGDPQVTASLVGVTSSSCPADLTQKRELTDAESRALAKERQKKDNHNLIERRRRFNINDRIKELGMLIPKANDLDVRWNKGTILKASVDYIKRMQKDLQRSRDLENHSRRLEMTNKQLLLRIQELEMQARVHGLPTSSPSGVNVAELAQQVVKQEAGGDEGTLEPLLPPSDPESQPQPALPPPPQSPYHQLDFTHSLSFDDGSRGFPDSLEPGHSASFPSLSKKELDLMLMQDTMLPLASDPLFSAMSPEASKASSRRSSFSMEDADML; from the exons ATGGCGTCGCGCATCGGCCTGCGAATGGAGCTGATGAAGCAGCAAGCGCAGCAGGAGGCCGAGAGGGAGCGCATGCAGCAGCAGATGATGATGAACTACATGCAGCAGCAGCGGATGCCGGTGGCTTCTACCCCGGCCATCAACACTCCCGTCCACTACCAGTCCCCACCGCCCGTGCCCGGAGAGGTCCTCAAG GTCCAGTCCTACCTGGAGAACCCCACCACGTACCACCTGCAGAAGTCACGGGACAAGAAGGTTCAGGCTTATCTCTCCGAAACCTACGGGAACAAGTTTGCTGCCCACGTCAGCCCCGTCAGCCACTCTCCCAAGCCACCCCCTGCCGCGTCCCCCGGCGTCCGACCCAGCCACGTCATGTCCTCCTCAGCGGGCAACAGTGCACCCAACAGCCCCATGGCCATGCTCAACATCGGCTCCAACCCCGAGCGGGAG TTTGATGAGGTCATCGATGACATCATGCGCCTGGATGACGTTTTGGGCTATATGAACCCCGAAGTCCACATGCCCAACACA CTGCCGATGTCCAGCAGTCACATGAATGTCTATAGCGGGGACCCCCAGGTGACGGCCTCTCTTGTAGGTGtcaccagcagctcctgccccgccGACCTCACCCAGAAGAGAGAGCTGACAG ATGCCGAGAGCCGAGCCCTGGCGAAAGAGCGCCAGAAGAAAGACAATCACAACCTGA TAGAGAGACGGCGAAGGTTTAACATCAACGACCGCATTAAAGAGTTGGGGATGCTGATCCCCAAGGCTAACGACCT AGACGTGCGCTGGAACAAAGGGACAATCCTGAAGGCGTCTGTGGACTACATCAAGAGGATGCAGAAGGACTTGCAGAGGTCACGAGACCTGGAGAATCACTCACGGCGTCTGGAGATGACGAATAAGCAGCTGCTGCTCCGCATCCAG GAGCTGGAGATGCAGGCACGCGTCCACGGGCTGCCCACCTCCTCGCCCTCGGGCGTCAACGTGGCCGAGCTGGCTCAGCAGGTGGTCAAGCAAGAAGCCGGCGGGGACGAGGGGACGCTGGAGCCACTGCTGCCACCCTCGGACCCCGAGTCACAGCCACAGCCGGCGCTGCCTCCACCACCCCAGTCTCCCTACCACCAGCTGGACTTTACCCACAGCCTGAGCTTCGACGACGGCTCCCGGGGCTTCCCGGACAGCCTGGAGCCCGGCCACAGTGCTTCGTTCCCTTCCCTATCCAAGAAGGAGCTGGACTTGATGCTGATGCAGGACACCATGCTGCCCCTGGCCTCCGATCCCTTGTTCTCGGCGATGTCCCCGGAGGCCTCCAAGGCCAGCAGTCGCCGGAGCAGCTTCAGCATGGAGGACGCAGACATGCTGTGA